In Aquila chrysaetos chrysaetos chromosome 17, bAquChr1.4, whole genome shotgun sequence, one genomic interval encodes:
- the GALNT8 gene encoding LOW QUALITY PROTEIN: probable polypeptide N-acetylgalactosaminyltransferase 8 (The sequence of the model RefSeq protein was modified relative to this genomic sequence to represent the inferred CDS: inserted 2 bases in 2 codons; deleted 1 base in 1 codon; substituted 4 bases at 4 genomic stop codons) — protein MAPWKRPRKVAMLIMNAGFVCCLAHLLQEQRKGRLASLEVNCRFLNQEDNILQRLGHLDWNTHNLSKSVEAFRENIKQIAHDLKLQDNSKTEVRKADNAKEEKIVHHLLYPDSVLFKRWGADLREEEQTVAQNLFLSYGYNVHLGDHLPLDRPIKDTRSPSCKTKTYPKDLPTFSIVLLFMNEALSIILCAITSIINXTPSHLLKEIILLDDCSSNDYLKGPLETHITNYNXKHPGLLKIIRHXKRQDLTQARISGWEASTADVMAILDAHIEVNMAXAAPILSRLKEDPVFDNINFHDTELLQYSVAADGFDWALWCLYERLPAEWYALKDETAPVWKLSIMGILAADRKFXGEIGVLDGGMLIYGGENVELGLRAWQCEGKVETLPCSRISYLERAHKPYLLDSSIAAKRNPLRVAEVRMDDYKYILYFAWNLPIENPGIDFGNVSSRKELKKKLNCKGFGWYIKNIYPNLIFLPNIVGYGAMKNTLKEDICIDQGPLPGNTPIIYPNHARSPQHVFYHSAGEMYVGGLCARWNTADRYLTDPGSGDLPVLEQCETAANKGLNLHWDFKQASAIINRTKRCLEITANNSVSXRLVMQTCTGRKWNIQHTVKDWGKTKDLEQKTQHSKH, from the exons ATGGCTCCCTGGAAGAGACCACGTAAAGTTGCAATGTTAATCATGAACGCAGGTTTTGTGTGTTGTCTTGCACACTTACTGCAAGAGCAAAGAAAGGGAAGACTTGCTTCCTTGGAAGTTAATTGTCGATTTCTGAACCAAGAAGATAACATCCTTCAGAGACTGGGCCATTTGGACTGGAACACTCATAACCTCT CAAAATCAGTGGAAGCATTCCgtgaaaatataaaacaaatagcACATGATCTGAAGCTTCAAGATAACTCCAAGACTGAAGTACGCAAAGCTGATaatgcaaaggaggaaaagattGTACACCATTTGCTGTACCCAGACTCAGTTTTGTTCAAACGCTGGGGTGCAGATTTAAGGGAAGAGGAGCAAACTGTTGCACAGAATCTGTTCTTAAGTTATGGGTATAATGTTCATCTCGGGGATCATCTACCTCTGGATCGACCTATCAAAGACACCAGATCTCCCAG CTGTAAAACGAAAACATATCCGAAAGACCTTCCAACATTCAGTATTGTACTTCTATTTATGAATGAAGCATTGTCAATCATCTTATGTGCAATTACTAGTATAATTAACTGAACACCTTCTCATTTATTGAAAGAAATCATCCTGTTAGATGATTGCAGTTCAAATG ATTATCTGAAAGGACCTTTGGAAACACATATCACAAATTACA GAAAGCATCCTGGACTGCTGAAGATCATCAGACATTAGAAAAGACAAGACCTAACACAAGCCCGGATTTCTGGCTGGGAGGCATCAACTGCAGATGTTATGGCAATTTTGGATGCCCATATTGAAGTGAACATGGCATG AGCTGCACCTATTCTGTCTCGACTAAAAGAAGATCCGGTATTTgacaatattaattttcatgaCACTGAGCTTCTTCAGTATTCAGTGGCTGCAGATGGATTTGACTGGGCACTCTGGTGCCTTTATGAACGTTTACCAGCTGAGTGGTATGCTCTGAAAGATGAAACAGCTCCAGTCTG GAAGCTGTCTATAATGGGGATTCTTGCTGCAGATAGGAAAT CTGGTGAGATTGGTGTACTGGACGGTGGAATGCTCATAtatggaggagaaaatgtgGAACTTGGCCTAAGG GCCTGGCAGTGTGAAGGTAAAGTGGAAACTCTGCCCTGTTCAAGAATCTCTTAT TTAGAAAGAGCTCACAAGCCTTACTTGCTGGACTCGAGCATTGCGGCGAAACGCAACCCCTTGCGGGTAGCCGAAGTGCGGATGGATGACTACAAGTACATCCTCTACTTTGCATGGAATCTTCCAATTGAG AATCCTGGAATAGactttggaaatgtttcttccagaaaagagctaaagaaaaaaCTGAACTGTAAAGGCTTTGGCTGgtacataaaaaatatttaccctaatttaatatttcttccCAACATTGTTGGCTATGGAGCA ATGAAAAACACATTGAAAGAAGACATCTGTATTGATCAAGGCCCTCTCCCTGGAAACACGCCAATTATTTATCCCAATCATGCACGCTCGCCACAG CACGTCTTTTATCACAGCGCTGGAGAAATGTATGTAGGAGGTTTATGTGCCCGTTGGAATACAGCTGATAGATACCTAACAGACCCTGGGAGTGGGGACCTGCCAGTTTTAGAGCAATGTGAGACAGCTGCGAATAAAGGCCTGAACTTGCACTGGGATTTTAAGCAG gCATCAGCCATAATCAACAGAACTAAAAGATGCCTCGAAATCACAGCAAACAATTCGGTTTCATAGAGACTTGTAATGCAGACCTGCACAGGACGAAAGTGGAATATCCAACACACAGTTAAGGACTGGGGAAAGACAAAAGACCTTGAACAGAAGACACAGCACTCAAAGCATTGA